One segment of Leptospirillum ferrooxidans C2-3 DNA contains the following:
- a CDS encoding hydroxysqualene dehydroxylase produces the protein MTVPTVYIVGAGLSGMALAESLSRPERGKPVRIVLLEGRPSPGGRVSSYRESHTGQWADNGQHLFMDVYSSMLSFLDRLGTRNRVVFPTPFSIELLDEKNQSHRFSLDPKLGKIGGLLGVLSFSGLSLGSRISMLKAGARMSSGGLKEESVDHLDARTFLLQCGATKESIDRFWELLVVSATNLPSSDVSAALLLRILRETLLGSGGPSLIGWSIVSHRDLVIDPALALFERRGVDVRLKSAVGRICLEGNQVTSIVAGENKLELSPNDHLVLAMPPWSLEKVFPIEMMQGELCQNIMRLSFSSGIVSIHLWFSRPLALPAIGGFMNGPVHWVFNKDLMARPERSTEISPDGASYLDISYEDGRNRLEGTFLSLTISGVDAKDERSEEEWLQSALEAVRRFSGQPVLPDLLHHRVIRERMSTPILGPGQSLYRPSNQTGVSNMWLCGDATDTGLPATMEGAVRSAHLLGDLLFPKLSRGEVRS, from the coding sequence TTGACTGTTCCCACGGTCTATATCGTCGGCGCCGGTCTTTCCGGGATGGCCCTGGCTGAATCCCTTTCCCGCCCGGAACGGGGGAAGCCCGTCCGGATCGTACTTCTGGAGGGAAGACCGTCTCCCGGAGGAAGAGTCTCTTCCTACCGGGAGAGCCATACGGGGCAGTGGGCCGATAATGGCCAGCACCTGTTCATGGATGTCTATTCTTCCATGCTTTCCTTTCTGGACAGGCTTGGCACCAGAAATCGTGTTGTCTTTCCAACCCCATTTTCGATTGAACTTCTGGATGAGAAAAACCAATCCCATCGCTTTAGCCTTGATCCCAAACTTGGAAAGATTGGCGGTCTTTTGGGTGTTCTCTCCTTTTCCGGCCTTTCTCTTGGGTCACGGATATCCATGCTGAAGGCAGGGGCCAGAATGTCTTCCGGGGGGCTCAAAGAGGAGTCCGTCGACCATCTCGACGCAAGAACCTTCCTTCTCCAGTGCGGTGCAACGAAAGAGTCGATCGACCGCTTTTGGGAACTTCTGGTGGTCTCCGCAACGAACCTTCCTTCTTCTGATGTCAGTGCGGCGCTTCTTTTGCGGATTCTTAGGGAAACGCTACTGGGATCTGGCGGTCCGTCCCTGATCGGCTGGAGTATTGTGAGCCACAGGGATCTTGTGATCGATCCGGCACTTGCCCTCTTTGAAAGGAGGGGAGTTGACGTGAGGTTGAAAAGTGCTGTTGGCAGGATCTGTCTCGAGGGCAATCAGGTCACGTCGATTGTTGCGGGGGAGAACAAACTGGAATTGTCCCCGAATGATCATCTGGTGTTGGCCATGCCTCCATGGTCTCTCGAGAAGGTTTTCCCCATCGAGATGATGCAAGGGGAGCTTTGCCAAAACATCATGCGCCTTTCCTTTTCTTCGGGAATTGTTTCCATTCACCTCTGGTTTTCACGTCCTCTTGCCCTTCCGGCCATTGGAGGCTTTATGAACGGACCTGTTCATTGGGTTTTCAACAAGGACCTCATGGCCCGTCCGGAAAGATCGACGGAGATCTCTCCGGACGGAGCAAGTTATCTGGATATTTCCTATGAAGATGGCAGAAATCGGCTGGAGGGAACCTTTTTGTCCCTGACCATTTCAGGGGTGGACGCCAAAGACGAGAGATCCGAAGAGGAGTGGCTTCAATCCGCACTCGAGGCCGTCCGTCGCTTCTCCGGGCAGCCTGTCCTGCCTGACCTGCTGCACCACCGTGTCATTCGGGAGCGAATGTCCACTCCGATCCTCGGTCCCGGCCAATCTCTTTATCGACCGTCCAACCAGACAGGGGTGTCCAATATGTGGCTCTGTGGCGATGCAACGGACACAGGGCTTCCTGCAACGATGGAAGGCGCTGTCCGATCTGCCCATCTTCTCGGGGACCTCCTGTTCCCGAAGCTTTCCCGTGGAGAAGTCCGGTCATGA
- a CDS encoding serine hydrolase domain-containing protein: MTDISDHDQPSSERIRVLLEGARQNGAFPGAVLLWGVASGQYSFLCSGVLRKDIPGAPVTEKTLFDLASLTKPLVTATLSLLATQEGLISPSTPLEELMSLPGRHFLARQPFSRLLSHSSGLLSWAPLYREIPPDNPALFREILEQKILDLPPDYTPGTTARYSDFGYILAGRIIERIYGNRSLASLFKEKVTEPLQILNTGFIETGEASPLRMQSIASTEMIEGAGIPFTGIVHDEHARYMGGVSGHAGLFGSALSVWNLVLPWMGKGTFFDPAILADFRRKQPEISWTCGWDTPTGDSQSGHLFSEKAIGHLGYTGTSIWMEPGNGRIIILLTNRVHPSRTQNLLKIWRPRIHDAVMECGFD; encoded by the coding sequence ATGACAGACATTTCCGACCATGATCAACCATCTTCGGAGAGGATCAGGGTCCTCCTCGAAGGGGCCCGACAGAACGGAGCCTTTCCGGGAGCGGTCCTCCTCTGGGGAGTGGCATCCGGTCAATACTCCTTCCTCTGCTCGGGTGTCCTGAGAAAAGATATTCCCGGAGCTCCCGTTACCGAAAAAACGCTCTTTGACCTGGCTTCACTGACCAAACCATTGGTCACAGCCACACTATCCCTTCTGGCGACACAAGAGGGGCTCATATCCCCTTCCACTCCACTGGAAGAACTGATGTCCCTGCCAGGCAGACATTTTCTCGCAAGACAGCCTTTCTCCCGGCTTCTCTCCCACTCATCGGGCCTTCTCTCCTGGGCCCCTCTTTATAGGGAGATCCCTCCAGACAATCCCGCTCTCTTCAGGGAGATTCTCGAACAGAAGATCCTGGATCTCCCCCCCGACTACACTCCGGGGACAACGGCCAGATATTCGGACTTCGGATATATCCTGGCGGGAAGAATCATCGAAAGGATTTACGGAAACAGGAGTCTTGCCAGTTTATTCAAGGAAAAAGTCACCGAACCTCTTCAGATCCTCAACACCGGGTTCATCGAAACTGGAGAGGCAAGCCCTTTGAGGATGCAGTCGATCGCATCCACCGAAATGATCGAAGGGGCCGGGATTCCGTTTACGGGAATTGTCCATGATGAGCATGCCCGATACATGGGAGGGGTTTCCGGACACGCCGGACTGTTTGGAAGCGCCTTGTCGGTCTGGAATCTTGTCTTGCCATGGATGGGAAAGGGGACTTTTTTTGATCCGGCCATCCTTGCCGATTTCAGAAGAAAACAGCCAGAGATTTCATGGACCTGCGGCTGGGACACCCCGACAGGCGACTCCCAGTCCGGACATCTGTTCTCTGAAAAGGCCATAGGACATCTGGGCTATACAGGAACTTCGATCTGGATGGAGCCCGGAAACGGACGGATCATCATCCTTCTGACCAACCGGGTCCATCCTTCCAGAACACAAAATCTGTTAAAGATCTGGCGACCAAGAATCCACGACGCCGTCATGGAATGCGGCTTCGACTAG
- a CDS encoding TldD/PmbA family protein has translation MSDDAVEKVAQGEDILSFVLSEAKKLGATDADALYVTSDDYSISVRKGDVEKVHRSMSRGMGIRVFRGQSQAIVSTSDLNRDSLSDLVREAVRLAGETAPDAHSGLPDPEDLEFRRPFPDLLLEDDGRDAPSAKLRLDLALSCEKAALSYDSRISSSEGAEFQSSRMTRQMGNTRGFLGGTSRTNYALSVTSIAKEGDSMERDYWYDQRPFFRDLDSPGAIGAESSRRAISRLNPKRPKTGNARILFDPENARSLIGHLLSAISGHALYRDATYLKGREGSKVASSLLTLTEDPFLPGGFGSRPFDGEGVRVAKKEILSGGILNGFLFDSYSARKTGHKTTGNAVRSLGDAPVVGTSNVIVTPGTEDRSGLLKQMGDGIMVTELIGFGVNTVTGDYSRGAFGYEVRGGEILGPLSEFTIAGTLDALFSGIMGIGSDVSSRSSIVCPSILVDGLRVSGI, from the coding sequence ATGAGCGACGATGCCGTCGAAAAAGTCGCACAGGGAGAAGATATCCTTTCATTTGTGCTGTCGGAAGCCAAAAAACTTGGCGCAACCGATGCGGATGCGCTCTATGTGACAAGCGACGATTACTCCATTTCCGTCCGGAAGGGTGATGTGGAGAAGGTCCACCGAAGCATGAGCAGGGGGATGGGAATTCGAGTCTTTCGTGGGCAATCCCAGGCGATTGTCTCCACTTCCGATCTGAACAGGGACTCCCTTTCGGATCTGGTGAGGGAAGCGGTGCGTCTCGCGGGGGAAACCGCTCCAGATGCCCATTCCGGTCTTCCCGATCCTGAGGATCTTGAATTTCGCAGGCCTTTTCCGGATCTTCTGCTTGAAGATGATGGTCGGGATGCCCCCTCAGCGAAGCTTCGGCTGGATCTGGCCCTTTCCTGCGAGAAGGCGGCCCTTTCCTACGACAGCCGAATCTCGTCTTCGGAAGGTGCGGAATTCCAGTCCAGCCGAATGACCCGACAGATGGGAAACACGAGGGGATTTCTCGGTGGAACAAGCCGGACGAACTATGCTCTGTCAGTGACCTCCATCGCAAAAGAAGGCGACTCGATGGAACGGGACTATTGGTATGACCAGCGCCCCTTTTTCAGGGACCTTGATTCTCCCGGAGCGATTGGGGCCGAGTCTTCAAGACGTGCCATTTCGAGACTGAACCCCAAAAGGCCAAAGACCGGAAATGCCCGGATCCTCTTTGATCCGGAAAATGCCCGTTCGCTCATTGGCCATTTACTGTCGGCAATATCGGGGCACGCTCTTTACAGGGACGCCACTTACCTGAAAGGTCGTGAAGGATCGAAGGTCGCTTCTTCCCTTTTGACCCTCACGGAGGACCCCTTCCTTCCGGGAGGCTTCGGGAGCCGTCCGTTTGACGGAGAGGGCGTTCGTGTCGCAAAAAAGGAAATCCTTTCCGGTGGTATTTTGAACGGGTTCCTTTTCGATAGTTATTCCGCCCGGAAAACCGGCCATAAAACAACAGGAAATGCCGTTCGTTCCCTGGGGGACGCTCCCGTCGTCGGAACCTCGAATGTCATCGTGACTCCCGGAACGGAAGATCGCTCCGGGCTTTTAAAACAGATGGGCGACGGAATCATGGTAACGGAGCTGATCGGTTTCGGAGTCAATACGGTTACCGGAGATTATTCGAGAGGGGCGTTCGGTTACGAAGTCCGGGGTGGAGAGATTCTGGGACCTCTCTCGGAGTTTACGATAGCCGGAACGCTGGACGCTCTGTTTTCGGGGATCATGGGAATCGGATCGGATGTTTCCAGTAGAAGTTCCATTGTGTGCCCGTCGATTCTTGTGGACGGACTTCGTGTTTCAGGAATCTGA
- the hpnC gene encoding squalene synthase HpnC — protein sequence MISLTDSFSYCKQMAESHYENFPVASSLLPKSTRLPIAVIYAFARTADDFADEIPDTREAMEKLSNWRELLFQAASGPVDHPVFRALSDVIREFSLPVEWLDHLIRAFERDRVVTRHQSFEDLLGYSRLSANPVGRLLLWVHGYRDEALFKSSDAICTALQLANFWQDIDVDRKKDRIYVPKDELAACHLSERELFELSDERHLMLLKRLDGFTGGLFYRGRDLPSKVGFRLSLELRLVLLGGLGILKMGCNPDRKIRERPVLRKSDWIGIFGGSLLGVDPFGRFDRMDPLFQNGAGYDPDHIPLLEAIGKI from the coding sequence ATGATTTCCCTGACGGATTCGTTTTCCTATTGCAAACAGATGGCCGAGAGCCATTACGAAAATTTTCCTGTTGCCTCGTCTCTCCTTCCCAAGTCGACGAGACTACCGATCGCTGTCATCTATGCCTTTGCCAGGACGGCAGATGATTTTGCAGATGAGATTCCCGATACTCGCGAAGCCATGGAGAAACTGTCCAATTGGAGGGAGCTTCTTTTTCAGGCGGCTTCAGGCCCTGTGGATCATCCCGTTTTTCGGGCCCTTTCCGATGTGATCCGGGAGTTTTCCCTTCCTGTCGAATGGCTGGATCATCTGATTCGGGCCTTCGAACGGGATCGTGTGGTAACGAGACATCAATCCTTCGAAGACCTTCTGGGGTATTCGAGACTGTCCGCCAATCCGGTGGGAAGGCTCCTTTTATGGGTTCATGGGTATCGCGATGAAGCTCTCTTCAAATCTTCCGATGCGATTTGTACGGCTCTCCAGTTGGCCAACTTCTGGCAGGATATCGATGTTGACCGAAAAAAGGACCGTATCTATGTTCCCAAGGATGAGCTTGCTGCCTGTCATCTGTCCGAGAGAGAGCTCTTTGAACTCTCCGATGAACGTCACCTCATGCTTCTGAAAAGGCTTGACGGATTTACGGGAGGTCTTTTTTATCGGGGAAGGGATTTGCCCTCCAAAGTCGGATTCCGTCTCTCCCTCGAACTGCGTCTGGTTCTCTTGGGGGGTCTCGGCATTCTCAAGATGGGCTGCAATCCCGACCGGAAGATCCGGGAGAGGCCCGTTCTCCGGAAATCGGACTGGATCGGGATCTTTGGGGGAAGCCTTTTGGGGGTGGATCCATTTGGGCGATTCGACAGGATGGATCCTCTTTTTCAGAACGGAGCGGGTTACGATCCGGATCATATTCCCCTCCTCGAAGCGATCGGAAAGATCTAG
- the tsaB gene encoding tRNA (adenosine(37)-N6)-threonylcarbamoyltransferase complex dimerization subunit type 1 TsaB, protein MIHLSVECSTGVLGLALLDDQKCLGKVSLSASGAASEILPQSVALLLESSKKKSTDIRMISVSKGPGNYSSLRVAHSFGSGLAISLGVPLVSVSPFDTLALQWRLVDSDALLLVIDARQSEVLGERRVRDPITGDWICDPDWSPMETPVEIGELLQQVRNVTVIGPGVIYLPAEPELLWPSLSFPRGTDLPPDPIYQGRAAVLFGGDRSIVYGRNAV, encoded by the coding sequence ATGATCCATCTGTCTGTTGAGTGTTCCACTGGAGTTTTGGGGCTGGCCCTTCTGGATGATCAGAAATGTTTGGGAAAGGTGTCTTTGTCGGCCTCCGGGGCGGCGAGCGAAATTCTTCCCCAGTCGGTCGCTCTCCTCCTGGAGTCTTCAAAGAAAAAATCAACGGATATCCGAATGATTTCTGTTTCGAAAGGGCCTGGGAACTATAGCTCCCTTCGTGTTGCTCATTCTTTCGGAAGCGGGCTTGCGATCTCTCTGGGAGTTCCGCTGGTGAGTGTCTCTCCCTTTGATACGCTGGCTCTCCAGTGGCGTCTGGTCGATTCCGATGCTCTTCTTTTGGTCATTGATGCCAGACAGTCGGAGGTTTTGGGGGAACGAAGGGTCAGAGACCCCATCACGGGAGACTGGATCTGTGATCCGGATTGGTCTCCCATGGAAACACCTGTGGAGATTGGCGAGCTCCTTCAGCAGGTTCGGAATGTGACCGTTATTGGCCCTGGAGTGATTTATTTACCAGCTGAACCAGAACTTTTATGGCCCAGTCTTTCCTTCCCCAGAGGAACGGATCTCCCTCCTGATCCGATTTATCAGGGACGAGCTGCTGTTTTGTTTGGTGGTGACCGTTCCATTGTCTATGGTCGAAATGCGGTTTGA
- a CDS encoding phytoene/squalene synthase family protein, with protein MGQTKSFSIRRYEKAQSALSRSNFRIGYRFLKDQSRKDLETLYVFFRVVDDFVDEPFPGEDPTGELAAWTEDLSGGARFDHPLSARLHDLMDRRGVPSGVLLDVVRGMSMDLDRVRIAGMAELREYCYLAAGAVGRACIPVFGGDLVRLAPYADALGEAFQLTNILRDIKEDAARDRIYLPADRMRHFNVSETDVLSGVWSEGFQKLLEELWELSEQDYQKAQGLLVTSEDRRIMRPARAMEAYYHEIHREIRRRNFDVFSRPVSLSKFKKASLLLFFLTVGQWAKQPKTARIPGDTGGSAD; from the coding sequence TTGGGACAGACCAAATCCTTTTCCATCAGACGATACGAAAAAGCACAATCTGCTCTTTCCAGGAGCAACTTCAGGATCGGATACCGGTTTCTGAAGGATCAATCCCGAAAAGATCTTGAAACCCTCTACGTCTTTTTCCGTGTTGTGGATGATTTTGTTGACGAGCCTTTTCCGGGAGAGGATCCCACAGGAGAACTTGCCGCCTGGACAGAGGACCTTTCCGGGGGAGCAAGATTCGACCATCCTCTCTCTGCGAGGCTTCATGACCTGATGGATCGTCGCGGGGTTCCTTCCGGGGTTCTTCTCGATGTTGTCAGGGGAATGTCGATGGATCTTGACCGGGTCCGGATTGCGGGGATGGCTGAGCTCAGGGAGTACTGCTATCTTGCAGCCGGCGCCGTCGGTCGGGCCTGCATTCCCGTCTTCGGTGGTGATCTTGTCCGACTTGCTCCTTATGCCGATGCATTGGGAGAGGCCTTCCAGCTCACGAATATCCTTCGGGATATCAAAGAGGATGCTGCCCGGGACAGGATCTATCTTCCTGCAGACCGTATGCGCCACTTCAATGTTTCGGAGACGGATGTCCTTTCAGGAGTTTGGTCGGAAGGGTTTCAAAAACTTCTGGAAGAGTTGTGGGAACTTTCCGAGCAGGACTATCAGAAGGCGCAGGGGCTTCTTGTGACTTCGGAAGACCGGAGGATCATGCGGCCGGCGCGGGCAATGGAAGCCTATTATCATGAAATCCACCGGGAGATCCGACGGAGAAACTTCGATGTGTTTTCAAGACCGGTCTCCCTTTCGAAGTTCAAGAAAGCCTCCCTTCTGCTTTTTTTTCTGACGGTCGGTCAATGGGCGAAACAACCCAAAACCGCTCGAATTCCGGGTGACACCGGCGGGAGTGCGGATTGA
- a CDS encoding LOG family protein: protein MFQESEVIAEISAAMEFFKTLPDRPKITVFASSSLDRSDSAWEMAKELGREIAGAGFMALTGGREGLMGAVLAGSNSVSSGSGVSLYCRPGSPPGRTLDGDFCFGQFFLRKQFFLTQSEGFVVLPGGFGTLDELFGWLAFSRIDGSYQVPAVLLDDRSHPFWTPLWQPLLEKLFTRKVAADTPPCPVISFSVRETIACLGIDRLKDGRISNLDRDQGKSRA, encoded by the coding sequence GTGTTTCAGGAATCTGAGGTCATTGCCGAGATCTCTGCGGCGATGGAGTTTTTCAAGACACTTCCCGACAGACCGAAAATAACGGTTTTTGCCTCATCTTCTCTTGACCGTTCGGATTCGGCCTGGGAGATGGCAAAAGAGCTTGGAAGAGAGATTGCCGGTGCGGGGTTTATGGCTCTGACCGGGGGCCGTGAAGGTCTGATGGGAGCGGTCCTGGCCGGTTCGAATTCGGTGAGCTCCGGGAGCGGCGTGTCTCTTTATTGTCGCCCTGGATCTCCACCCGGCCGTACACTGGATGGGGATTTTTGTTTTGGGCAGTTTTTTCTCAGAAAGCAGTTTTTTTTGACACAGTCGGAAGGCTTTGTTGTCTTGCCTGGTGGGTTTGGAACACTTGACGAGCTTTTCGGCTGGCTGGCCTTTTCAAGGATCGATGGTTCATATCAGGTTCCGGCGGTTCTCCTCGACGACCGCTCCCATCCTTTCTGGACTCCTTTGTGGCAACCACTTCTGGAAAAGCTGTTCACAAGGAAGGTTGCGGCTGACACTCCTCCTTGTCCGGTCATTTCTTTTTCCGTAAGGGAGACGATTGCCTGTCTGGGGATCGATCGGCTAAAAGATGGTCGTATATCCAACCTTGACAGGGATCAGGGTAAAAGCAGAGCTTGA
- the tldD gene encoding metalloprotease TldD — protein MGSQESGRDLAGFFEHRFGASPDVLDSVMNLAAGSHIDFADLYFEHTVSETMSLEEGIVKKAGSHISQGAGARIISGEKTGFALTEEIDPKMLHLTMATAREIALHGGEGAARSPVGKMVRTHELYPVTKEGLVLPTDVRRELLSEADRTARAYDHRVKQVMVSLATEVKSVLTVREDGQLSTDLRPLYRFNITVIAQSEKNRQTGSYGFGGRVPFSDIPDIERIRLGAREAARQAIVNLDARDCPSGTMPVVLGPGWPGILLHEAVGHGLEGDFNRKGTSAFSGRIGEKVASSLCTVIDDGTIPGRRGSLNVDDEGTPTSRTVLIEKGILRGYLQDRHNARLMGMKVTGNGRRESYAHVPMPRMTNTSMLGGDSDPKEILESLDRGIYAVNFGGGQVDITSGKFVFSTSEAYYVEKGRILYPVRGATLIGSGPEVLTKVSMVGSDMSLDSGVGTCGKDGQSVPVGVGLPTIMVEELTVGGTA, from the coding sequence ATGGGAAGTCAGGAATCAGGACGAGACCTGGCAGGATTTTTTGAACACCGCTTTGGGGCGTCGCCGGACGTTTTGGACTCGGTGATGAATCTGGCAGCGGGAAGCCATATCGATTTTGCCGATCTGTACTTCGAACATACTGTTTCGGAAACGATGAGCCTTGAGGAAGGAATTGTTAAAAAGGCGGGGAGCCATATTTCCCAGGGAGCGGGTGCGAGGATCATCTCAGGAGAGAAAACAGGATTTGCCCTGACGGAGGAAATCGATCCCAAGATGCTTCATCTGACGATGGCGACAGCCCGGGAGATTGCCCTTCATGGAGGGGAGGGTGCTGCAAGGTCTCCTGTCGGGAAAATGGTTCGGACACATGAGCTTTACCCGGTCACCAAAGAAGGGCTTGTTCTGCCAACGGATGTGAGGAGAGAGCTCCTCTCTGAAGCGGATCGTACCGCCAGGGCCTATGACCATCGTGTGAAACAGGTCATGGTGTCTTTGGCGACCGAAGTGAAGTCTGTCCTCACCGTCCGTGAAGATGGCCAGCTTTCAACGGATCTGAGGCCTCTTTACCGCTTCAACATTACGGTGATCGCTCAAAGTGAAAAAAATCGCCAGACCGGTTCCTACGGTTTTGGCGGCAGGGTTCCTTTTTCCGATATCCCGGACATTGAACGCATCAGGCTGGGGGCACGGGAAGCGGCCCGTCAGGCGATCGTGAATCTGGATGCCCGTGATTGTCCGTCCGGGACGATGCCGGTTGTCCTTGGACCGGGATGGCCGGGGATCCTTCTTCATGAAGCGGTTGGGCATGGACTTGAAGGAGATTTCAATCGGAAGGGAACATCGGCCTTTTCCGGAAGGATAGGTGAAAAGGTCGCATCCTCTCTCTGCACGGTGATCGACGATGGGACGATTCCGGGGAGAAGGGGATCCCTGAATGTCGATGACGAGGGAACCCCGACCTCAAGAACCGTTTTGATCGAAAAGGGGATCCTTCGGGGGTATCTGCAGGACCGTCATAATGCCCGTCTGATGGGGATGAAGGTCACGGGGAATGGCCGCAGGGAATCCTACGCCCACGTTCCGATGCCAAGAATGACGAATACCAGCATGCTCGGGGGGGATTCCGATCCGAAAGAAATCCTCGAGAGTCTCGATCGCGGGATCTATGCAGTCAATTTCGGTGGAGGACAGGTTGACATCACCTCCGGAAAGTTCGTCTTTTCGACATCAGAAGCTTATTACGTCGAGAAGGGTCGGATCCTTTATCCTGTCCGGGGGGCAACACTGATCGGCAGCGGTCCTGAAGTGTTGACGAAGGTTTCGATGGTGGGATCGGATATGTCTCTCGATTCCGGGGTGGGGACATGCGGTAAAGACGGACAGTCCGTTCCGGTCGGAGTGGGTCTGCCGACCATTATGGTGGAAGAATTGACAGTAGGAGGCACAGCATGA
- a CDS encoding creatininase family protein — protein MNNELATLSWPAVEKRISQKTIIIPVGSTEQHGPNGLIGTDHLIAGALAKALGDETGILVAPTMAYGMSHHHLAFPGTASLRPETLIMMTTDIISSFARNGFSRFFFVNGHGGNVSSMSAAFSQILTDSPNLRIQLASWWLLPEVTAREKEVFGSENGFHATCGEVAVTWYLFPQAQTPIAPGVAPDPKTEWPVGPERFRMLYPDGRMGSNPALSTGEIGAELFAIAKAALVTKLSDFLKMDQSGV, from the coding sequence ATGAACAATGAACTGGCCACTCTTTCCTGGCCTGCTGTCGAAAAAAGAATCTCTCAAAAAACCATCATCATTCCCGTTGGCAGCACAGAGCAACATGGTCCCAATGGACTCATCGGCACGGACCACCTGATCGCCGGGGCACTCGCAAAAGCCCTTGGAGATGAAACAGGGATTCTTGTCGCTCCCACAATGGCCTATGGCATGAGCCATCATCATCTGGCTTTTCCCGGAACAGCTTCCCTGCGCCCCGAAACACTCATCATGATGACCACCGACATCATCTCATCATTTGCCCGAAACGGATTTTCCCGTTTTTTCTTCGTCAATGGCCACGGCGGAAATGTCAGCTCCATGAGTGCTGCGTTCTCCCAGATTCTGACCGACAGCCCAAATCTCAGGATCCAGCTGGCTTCCTGGTGGCTTTTGCCTGAAGTCACCGCCAGGGAAAAAGAGGTTTTTGGCTCGGAAAACGGATTTCATGCCACCTGCGGCGAGGTGGCCGTCACATGGTACCTATTCCCACAGGCTCAAACACCCATCGCCCCTGGGGTCGCCCCCGATCCCAAAACAGAGTGGCCAGTGGGTCCCGAACGCTTCAGGATGCTTTATCCCGATGGCCGGATGGGATCCAACCCAGCCCTTTCAACCGGGGAGATCGGGGCGGAACTTTTTG
- the radA gene encoding DNA repair protein RadA encodes MSRKDQASFVCPACGYRSPRWMGFCPNCHEAPDGLVEWVAPATRLEAIIQNEKNDQAPRSVPISEVGSRTIERIATGFSEVDRVLGGGLVPGSFVLLGGDPGVGKSTLILQALSRIARSRKVLIAAGEESPEQIRMRYDRLGEPSGALHLMAETDLEAVLAEVVRLSPEILVVDSIQTITMPQMGLVSGSVALLRESATLLLEVAKKSGVTVLVIGHVTKDGQIAGPRVLEHLVDTVLYLEGERHHPLRMLRSVKNRFGPTGELGIFEMVPEGLREVENPSSFFLEGRRPNLSGSIIVPGMEGSRPILVELQTLVNPTVFPNPRRVAQGVSLQRLSLMTAVLSRRTGLELGGMDLFVNIVGGVDVDEPAIDLPVALSLAGSFRNLALPSDWVVMGEIGLGGEVRRIPHLAERLKEAERHGFRHAILPGGSADSSKTKKDPLRAGKMGGLSFHPVTELREAIDLLKDVGRKG; translated from the coding sequence ATGAGCCGAAAAGATCAAGCGTCTTTCGTTTGTCCAGCGTGCGGATATCGATCTCCCCGGTGGATGGGATTTTGCCCAAATTGTCACGAAGCCCCGGATGGTCTGGTCGAATGGGTCGCTCCTGCAACTCGTCTTGAGGCAATTATCCAGAATGAAAAGAATGATCAGGCGCCCCGTTCTGTTCCGATCTCTGAAGTGGGTAGCCGGACGATTGAACGGATTGCGACAGGGTTTTCCGAGGTTGACCGGGTGTTGGGGGGAGGTCTTGTTCCCGGCTCGTTCGTTCTCTTGGGAGGGGACCCGGGAGTGGGGAAGTCCACACTCATCCTGCAGGCATTGTCCCGAATTGCTCGTTCCAGAAAAGTGTTGATCGCTGCCGGGGAAGAATCTCCGGAGCAGATACGGATGCGTTATGACCGTCTGGGGGAGCCATCAGGAGCGCTTCACCTGATGGCGGAGACAGACCTTGAGGCTGTTTTGGCTGAAGTTGTTCGTCTTTCTCCTGAAATCCTTGTCGTGGATTCGATCCAGACGATTACGATGCCCCAGATGGGACTTGTTTCAGGCTCCGTGGCGCTTTTAAGGGAATCGGCCACACTTCTTCTGGAGGTTGCCAAAAAATCCGGTGTAACGGTTCTTGTCATTGGCCATGTGACAAAAGATGGGCAGATTGCGGGACCCAGAGTTCTTGAACATCTGGTGGACACGGTCCTGTATCTTGAAGGGGAAAGGCATCACCCCCTGCGGATGCTCCGGTCGGTTAAAAACCGTTTCGGACCAACGGGAGAACTGGGGATTTTCGAGATGGTTCCGGAAGGGCTTCGGGAGGTCGAAAACCCCTCCTCCTTTTTCCTGGAGGGCAGGCGCCCCAATTTGTCCGGATCCATCATTGTTCCTGGAATGGAGGGATCCAGACCGATTCTGGTCGAGTTGCAGACTCTTGTGAATCCGACAGTCTTCCCGAACCCCAGGCGTGTCGCCCAAGGGGTCAGCCTCCAGAGACTTTCGCTCATGACTGCGGTATTGTCGAGGCGAACGGGGCTTGAACTTGGCGGGATGGATCTCTTTGTCAATATTGTGGGAGGTGTCGACGTGGACGAGCCGGCGATCGATCTTCCCGTTGCGTTATCCCTTGCGGGCTCCTTCAGGAACCTGGCTCTTCCTTCCGACTGGGTTGTCATGGGGGAGATCGGTCTTGGCGGAGAGGTCCGGCGTATCCCGCATCTTGCCGAACGCTTGAAAGAAGCGGAAAGACATGGATTCCGGCATGCCATCCTGCCCGGCGGGTCTGCGGATTCTTCCAAAACCAAAAAGGACCCCCTTCGTGCCGGAAAGATGGGTGGGCTCAGTTTTCATCCGGTGACGGAGCTCCGGGAGGCGATTGATTTGCTGAAAGATGTCGGGAGAAAAGGATGA